The Cellulomonas oligotrophica sequence GCAGTCCTGGAACTCGTCGAGGAAAACGAACGCGTACGTGCTGCCCACAGCCGTCCGCGCGACGCGACTGTCGTGGAGGATCTTGGTGGCCAAGGGCGCCATCTGGTGAAACGCGATCTGCTGGTGCGGGATCGGTCGAGAGCTGACGACTTCGTAGTCGGCCGGCAGGCTGTCGTCGCCTGTCAGCACGGGCCTGAAGATGTCGATGATGCGCTTGGCGAAGGCGTGGAAGGTCAAGCTGTCCGTCCGGGCGGCCAGCGCCGGCGGGCAGCGTCGACTCACCCTGTCCTTGAGGTTCTTGGCGGCGTCGACCTTGAACGAGATCGCCAGGATGCGGCGGGGGTAGCGGCACACGCCGGTGCGCAGCAGGAAGTCCGCGCGCTGCGCGAGTAGTTCTGTCTTGCCTGCACCCGGCCCGGCGGTGACGAGCAGATTGCCCGCGATGCTGGTCGCCGCCGCGAACGCCCCGGTCTCGAGGTTCAGTTCGTCAGCTGGTGTCCACTGGTCGGGTGCGATCACGCCGGGAGCTCCTTGAGTCGCTCGACGACGTGGGCACACAGGCGCGCGAGCTCAGGGGGCATGCCCGTCCTGAGTTCTTCGTTGGTCATCGCCGCGAGGGCGGCAAGATGGTGCGCTGGCTTGCTACCGAGCTTGAATATGCGGTGGTAGTGCGCGAACAGCTGCTGCTCCGCGTCGGTGTACTCGTCCGCCGAGCCGTTCTTGCCCAGGACGGCCGCGATCACCTTCTCGGTCACCTCGTCGTCCCCGGCGACCACGCCGTCGTCGTACTGGTCCGGTCGGTCACGCAGCATCGAGAAGTCCAGGTCCAACGGCGAGGAGTAGAAGATGGCGTGACGCTCGAGCTTCGATCGCCAGCGCGTGCCGTCGTCGTCGCGGATCGAGCTCGTGGCGTCGATGGCGTCGATGTCCTCCTGTGTGATGTCGACGGAGGGGTTGTACAGGCGTAGCTGGGTCGCGGCGTACTTCACGCGCCCCCACCCTCCCTGGTGTCGCCCGAGGTCAAGGTCGAGCAATGTCACGTAGGGGATCTCGAGCCCACTCAGCAGTCGCCAGAAGTGGTTGACGTGCCGGCCTCCGAGGGGCACGACAGAGACTGACGCGGCGTCGAGCGTCAGGTCGTGCGCGGTCAGACAACGGGGCAGCACAACCTCCTCGCTGTCACCTTCACCTAGCACGACCAGCCGCGAGAAGTACAACTCGGGGTATGCGTGCAGAGCCTCGCGGACGAACTTGTGGGCGTCAAGCGCCTGGTCGGGCATCCGCACCGGCTTGACCCGAGACACACGCTGTTCGTCCAAGCGCAAGTAGCGCACCTGCTCAGGTTGCACCCGACGCATCAGAGCCGGGGAGTGCGTCGCGACCACGGCCTGGGCGTCGGATGCTTCTGAGACCGTCTCCAGTGCGCGCACGACACGACCCAGCAGATGTGGAGACAAGCTGTTCTCGGGCTCTTCGACCGCGAACAGGGTGAACACTGCGGGGTTCAGCTCACTGACGTCGAACACTGGCTGGTCGTCATTGAGCGCTGCGCGGCCGACGGCGTGCGCGGCCAGAGCGAGCGTGACGTACAGCAGCGACTGCTGGCCGTCGCTCAGCCGGGAAAAGTCGACCACGGGCTCGTCCGGCCCGGGCGAGAACTGCAGAGTCACGTGCCGCAGGACGCCTTCGAGTTCGCCGCCGAGGAACGCGAGGGACGACGTTGCGAGGTGCGGGCCCGTGTGCAGCGAACCCCAGTGAGTCAGGACTTGCTCACTGACGGCTTGCACGGCGGGATTCGTGGCGACCGCGGCGCTGATCTGCTCCGACAGTTCCTTCAGACTTGCGCGTTCTTCCTGCCAATCGACGGCCCGAAGCAGCCGACCGAGCAGCGCGGTTGACGCGAACGACACATGGTCGGACGGATCTCGCCGTGCAGGCACGTAGTGGACCTGGATGAACTTCTGGTCGTGGTAATTGACTGGGATGGATCGGGTCGGTTCCTCGTCGGTCCCGACCTCCACGACGTGCTCCAGGCTTGGGCGGACGTCGCCGTTGCTCTCGAGGGTCGCGGTGAGCCGGAAACGGAGCCGGGGGACGGTGTCCCCTTCCAGCAGCCGCATGTGGTTGAACCACGCGGCGATGGCATGCTTCGACGGCTCGTCTGCCTCCAGTTCGTTGAACCGGAAGTCGGCCTCAATCCACAGAGTTCGTTCCCGCCCTGGCGTCGGCTCCTCGTCGTGCGGGATGTGGAAGTCGGACGGAAGGACGGTGCGGACGGCGCGCTCGGTGCCGAACATCTTCGCGAGCGCGTGCAGGAAGGCCGTCTTGCCGCTGCCGTTCGGCCCGATGACACACGTGAAGGGCTCGAACGACATCGAGACCGGTTCCGGCCCTACCGATCGGAAGCCGCTGATTCGAACCCGCTCAAGACGCACAGTGCTCCAACCGATCGCACATGTCGCACGCCCGGACGAGCGCCATTTGACTGTAGCCTGACGCGCTCGTCGCGGGCCAGGTGCTGCCTCGCCGGCGCAGCGTTCTGGTCGCGCGCTGCCCCGCGCCCCCGAGACGGAGAGGGACGAGGGCAGCCGCCCGACCAATGGCCTCTCAGCGGCTCTCCGCGGCGGCCGAGATGGGGTCCAGGGCGCCACTCAGCGCCTCCCAGCCAGTGCCTCTCGGGCGCATCTCGCTCGCTCGAGGATCGAGCGCCAGGTAGAGGAAGCTCTGCGGTACCGGCAACGTCGGGTCCAGGTCGGCGAGGGCGATAGAGCGAGACAGCCGGCGGGCGTCACGGACCAGGAGACCGACAGCCTGGTTCGAGCCTCGGTAGTAGTCGCGGTAGCCAGCGCGCCCGATGCCAGCATGAGACTTGTGCCGCTCCCACACGGCGGTGGGACTGCCGACGTCGTACCCAGCAATCTCGAAGACGCCGACGACGCGGCCGACTGGAAGTGTCGCATAGATGAGGACCGTCGTGACGTCGGGCGCGAGCCGTCGCTTACGAAACTCCACGAGCTTGGTGCCCTCAAGGATCGCGTCGGCGAACGGTGGCCGGATGGACATCACTGCGACTCGGCCAGCTGCTGGTGTAGCCACGCTCGCCCTCCACTTCGTACCTGGGTGATGCTCTGCGGGGGTCCGTTGAGGGCCCCCATGATCTCAAGTGTCCGGCGCGAGATTGGCGGGTCCAGCAGTCGGTCCTGCCGGAAGATCATCGCGTGCAGCTCGCCATGCTCGGCGGCCATCTGGGCCAGGTCACCGGGAGTGTAGACGGTGCGTCGACCAACGAACCGCCGGATGACCTCTGGGTCACTCGAGACGCAGACATCCTCCACCACGCCGACGACCGTGACGGCCTGGAGGTCGACGGACCTG is a genomic window containing:
- a CDS encoding ATP-dependent nuclease; protein product: MAPWTPSRPPRRAAERPLVGRLPSSLSVSGARGSARPERCAGEAAPGPRRARQATVKWRSSGRATCAIGWSTVRLERVRISGFRSVGPEPVSMSFEPFTCVIGPNGSGKTAFLHALAKMFGTERAVRTVLPSDFHIPHDEEPTPGRERTLWIEADFRFNELEADEPSKHAIAAWFNHMRLLEGDTVPRLRFRLTATLESNGDVRPSLEHVVEVGTDEEPTRSIPVNYHDQKFIQVHYVPARRDPSDHVSFASTALLGRLLRAVDWQEERASLKELSEQISAAVATNPAVQAVSEQVLTHWGSLHTGPHLATSSLAFLGGELEGVLRHVTLQFSPGPDEPVVDFSRLSDGQQSLLYVTLALAAHAVGRAALNDDQPVFDVSELNPAVFTLFAVEEPENSLSPHLLGRVVRALETVSEASDAQAVVATHSPALMRRVQPEQVRYLRLDEQRVSRVKPVRMPDQALDAHKFVREALHAYPELYFSRLVVLGEGDSEEVVLPRCLTAHDLTLDAASVSVVPLGGRHVNHFWRLLSGLEIPYVTLLDLDLGRHQGGWGRVKYAATQLRLYNPSVDITQEDIDAIDATSSIRDDDGTRWRSKLERHAIFYSSPLDLDFSMLRDRPDQYDDGVVAGDDEVTEKVIAAVLGKNGSADEYTDAEQQLFAHYHRIFKLGSKPAHHLAALAAMTNEELRTGMPPELARLCAHVVERLKELPA
- a CDS encoding ASCH domain-containing protein; its protein translation is MSIRPPFADAILEGTKLVEFRKRRLAPDVTTVLIYATLPVGRVVGVFEIAGYDVGSPTAVWERHKSHAGIGRAGYRDYYRGSNQAVGLLVRDARRLSRSIALADLDPTLPVPQSFLYLALDPRASEMRPRGTGWEALSGALDPISAAAESR